Proteins encoded in a region of the Zea mays cultivar B73 chromosome 4, Zm-B73-REFERENCE-NAM-5.0, whole genome shotgun sequence genome:
- the LOC100101513 gene encoding myb transcription factor 42: MGRSPCCEKAHTNRGAWTKEEDERLVAYVRAHGEGCWRSLPRAAGLLRCGKSCRLRWINYLRPDLKRGNFTADEDDLIVKLHSLLGNKWSLIAARLPGRTDNEIKNYWNTHIRRKLLGSGIDPVTHRRVAGGAATTISFQPSPNTAVAAAAETAAQAPIKAEETAAVKAPRCPDLNLDLCISPPCQHEDDGEEEEEELDLIKPAVVKREALQAGHGHGHGLCLGCGLGGQKGAAGCSCSNGHHFLGLRTSVLDFRGLEMK; the protein is encoded by the exons ATGGGGCGGTCGCCGTGCTGCGAGAAGGCGCACACCAACAGGGGCGCGTGGACCAAGGAGGAGGACGAGCGGCTGGTGGCCTACGTCCGCGCGCACGGCGAAGGGTGCTGGCGCTCGCTGCCCAGGGCGGCGGGCCTGCTGCGCTGCGGCAAGAGCTGCCGCCTGCGCTGGATCAACTACCTCCGCCCGGACCTCAAGCGCGGCAACTTCACCGCCGACGAGGACGACCTCATCGTCAAGCTGCACAGCCTCCTCGGGAACAA GTGGTCGCTCATCGCCGCGCGGCTCCCGGGGCGGACGGACAACGAGATCAAGAACTACTGGAACACGCACATCCGGCGCAAGCTGCTGGGCAGCGGCATCGACCCCGTCACGCACCGCCGCGTCGCGGGGGGCGCCGCGACCACCATCTCGTTCCAGCCCAGCCCCAacaccgccgtcgccgccgccgcagaAACAGCAGCGCAGGCGCCGATCAAGGCCGAGGAGACGGCGGCCGTCAAGGCGCCCAGGTGCCCCGACCTCAACCTGGACCTCTGCATCAGCCCGCCGTGCCAGCATGAGGACGacggcgaggaggaggaggaggagctggacctcATCAAGCCCGCCGTCGTCAAGCGGGAGGCGCTGCAGgccggccacggccacggccacggcctcTGCCTCGGCTGCGGCCTGGGCGGACAGAAGGGAGCGGCCGGGTGCAGCTGCAGCAACGGGCACCACTTCCTGGGGCTCAGGACCAGCGTGCTCGACTTCAGAGGCCTGGAGATGAAGTGA